The sequence AACTTCCGTTTTGCTATCATCTGACGTTTCGCGTCCAAACTCAAAATTGCGGCTGTCACGCTCCTGCCACACAATTCGATGTGGTTCTCCTCCTTGTCTAACACTCCACGGAGCAATCTGTTCGACTCCTCAAAATTTCGGAGCATACCGTCGTCATCGTTATTGGTTCTTTTGCGTTTTGACACTCTCGTCGGCGGGTGTCGCCGGACCTCTTCGTCGGCATCCGACTCCCCATCTGCGGATTCGGTAGTGCCGGTCGTAGGATCTGATGTAAAATTGGTGCCGGTCGTAGGATCTATTGTGAAAGTGGTGCCGGTCGTAGGATCCGATGAGGTACTGGCCATTGCATCCTCGGTGTTTGGTTGGGAAAAGTTGGGGCGGTAGCTGCAGATTGTATCTCGCTCTCCGAAACACGGAAGCAAAAATTCCAAAATCGCCCCATATTTGTGATTTCTATCGCTGGAATTCGCCGCCTGGCCGCTTTTCGTGATCTGACGTTGCCGGAACTTCCGGAACGAATCTCGAATGTTCTGCCAACTGCGTTTGCAGAGGGAAGCtacaaacagaaatattttttaattaatcgtcTATCATTGTTGTAGATACCTAGCAACGGGAGACTCTTTCCACACAATCAGCTACAGCTTTCGGATGGGGCATGCGACGGTATACCAGATTGTCAAGGAAACATGTAGAGTTATCGCAGAAACGCTGTTGGAGGAAACGATGCCGACGCCCAGCAAGGAAAGGTGGGAGGAAATCAGAAAACAATTTTGGGAGAAATGTAAATTCCCAAACTGCTTGGGGGCCATTGACGGGAAGCATGTAGCCATACAGAAACCACCGAACTCGGGATCTGACTTTTTCAATTACAAGAAGACATGTTCGATCGTGTTGTTGGCCCTGTCGGACGCGGACGCGAACTTCATCGCCGTCGATGTAGGGGGCAAAGGCAGGAGTAGCGATGGTGGGCTACTTGCCACATCAAACCTTAGGGATTTAATTAACGACGGAACGATGAGGTTGTTACCCGACGGAAATTTGCCGGGCACATCAATTTGCGCGCCCTGCGATGAAGCCTTCCCGCTTCGAAGAAATCTTTTGCGCCCGTATCCAGGAGCACAAGCTGAAGGCGACgaaaggatgactaatttcAACACGTGCCTATCCATGGCACGGCGCGTCGCGGAAAATAATTTTGGAATACTTTCtcagaaattccgcatatttaaCAGGCGGATCCACGCCTTGCCTGAAAATGCTGATTTTCATATATTGGCAGCGTGCATATTGCTCAATTTCATACGAGCCTATGAGAGGTCTTCGCCAGCAGACAGGGTGCAGGTAGAAGAAGAACCGCCGGTTCCTGCGTGGCGGCCATACAACAGTCGAACAGGCAACGCGACAAGGGAGGCTTTTGATGTTAGGGATACATTTAGTAATTATCTTTTCACATTAAGGGACCGACATGAATGACCGTTgcatgagtgagtgagtgagtgagtgagtgtgtgtgtttgtgtggacctacattgaaaatataaaaatgtttcgtagatctgtatcaaagATATGCATCGTTAAAGTTTCATCGCAACGGTCGATGTGGGgaaaaacagcaatttttaccatccttgaacgtttgtagctcattacaacgtcgaacgatttcgatgaaactttcgtaATGCACATCATTGACACAGGtctgcaaaacgtattttttaaattttcaatattagcCCACAAACACACacgcacatatacatatacaaaaaatggttaaatgcaACTCTTTGTATTTTCTCtgaaattccgaccaattgcaggttttgaaaaaatctctttAAACATCTAATATGAAatcaattgctctagcttcgggAAAAAAGTTGGAAGCGTACAGTCAAATATTGAAAAGTTAAATAAGAAGAAATATTGAAGAGTTATAGCTTTTTTGCGAGCGGTTCGAATATCAATGCAAGTCACTGTatacttaaggatgttctggaggtatataaaaactcaacaaaatttttggaaatttgacaAGTGTTTCGGATGGAGACTGGTTGCATTCGGACGAGGAGACTGCGAGATGGATGCCACGTGTGGTGAAGAAAAGTTCACTATGATTGTTTCACCACGTTTGGTTTATTGGTTTCTCGCGAGGCCTGATATGAGTCCAAGACACTCGCGGAACGACTATATGAATCGCGGGCACGATTTATGTTAACAACGTTACGCAAAACGAATGGAAAGCCGACAAGATCACTGTTTGTTCGCACTGATACAAGAGGTTGCTTTCTGTAGCACGTCCGGAAGGCAAGAGAGCGATCGACGTCGAGCGGAACATCGAGAGTCGATGCTCGTGGTGGGGACGATCAGAAAAAGTGTCCTGGACGGTTGTTTGTTCTCGAATATTCTGTGTACGTGCTATACCGAAACAGCGTACACGGCGGTACTCATTTTCGCTGAGCCGGTCGCTGGAATCTCGCGGTTTTGTTTCCGAAGGCATCGAacaacaagatataattcttactaaattaatgcaactaccaaagtttgggttcgattcactgcaccgtttaaaaattatataataacaacttaaagtttgcacattttaacacgtcttcttatgtagaattcataaaattccacttcaaaccctatgtaaaccttgaaaaaacgcaactagaaactcaaatttttttttatatacagggtgtttcgtttaaaacaggacacctaaatatctcctctatctctcaaaatacaaaaaatgtttctaacgtaatccacatggtttcaaaagacgaatcagatggaagaatcgttttttataaattataattttttaatcgttttttcaaggtcactcgtGTTTTCCGTATATACATACAGTTTTTCTAGTTGTATCTTATAGCAAacattattgtacatttatccatgtttaatagcacgaccttgaaatgaccgtgaactctaaaatttgctaattaatGCAGAACTTTCTTTCAGCGACATTTCAGATTTCAACGGTAACAGACATCGACTATGAACTTGAACTTGTAAATAATCACATTTATTACTGCAATAAACATTTGAAATACAGACGAATGATACAGTCTGTTTATTTACAAATTCTAGTTCATGGTCTAATTTCTGTTAGGGGTGAAATCTGATATGTCGCTGAAAGAAAGTTCTGCattaattagcaaattttaGAATTCACGGTCCTTTCAAGGTCATGCTATTAAACATGGATGAATGCACAATAATGTTTACTATAACATACAACTACAAAAAACTGTATGTATATACGGAAAACacgagtgaccttgaaaaaacgattaaaaaattataattcatataaAACGGTTCTTCCATCTGAttcgtcttttgaaaccatgtggattacgttagaaacattttttgtattttcaaagTTAGAAGAGATacttaggtgtcctgttttaaacgaaacaccctgcatagtaaaaattatgcaaTTAATTATGTCCAAAATTTAttgggattcactaaacagtcaCAGAACTAAAAATTatgaactgttacaaaacgtcaaatttatcgtgttgtccttctcagtagcatggaaacgcgacaactaaCAACAATATAGctacaatcagagggtacaattattcgcaaaagtcactcacaattttttataacatgaagacaatttgattaaaaaataaatataacatgaaattcactaatgaaacgaaagctttttaaattaatctattttttaaatgcaaaatatacacgtgaatggctttcattgctaatatattgatggatttcgaatttcttgtacttttgtctcccattgtacctccagaatatCCTTAACTAATGGCTGTCTCGATAACTGTGTTATTATCCGAAAATATCTCTATTGAAGCAGTTTCATGTTTGGTCATTCCACGTGACATCGGAGCGCTTTTTGAAGTACGGTTTCGGATTTGgttttaatttgaataattggAAATCTTGACCTGTCAGCGATTCTCAAAGTACTATTCGTTATCTTCAATTGTTGTTTTTGCAGAGATGTACCAAAAAAGGTATGCGAACCCTTTTCCACACACATATTGAATTGTAAAATTAGAACTAACAAACCGATGGAAATGAGTTTGTAGTGAAAAGATGCGAGCATCTACTAAGAATGTTGTCagttgaaaaaatgatttttttccgcATGTATTCGGCAAATTTGTATAACTATTCACAGCACTCTACTTCCACTACAAGCTCCTAGAAACACATTTCCAAAAACGGTTGGCACTTTTTTAACACCTCGACGATACAACATCTCAAAGATGTCGAGGAATCCTTTGAGAATCGTTCACATATCACTACACACAAGGAGATATCCTTTGGACTGACGTTGGAATGACAAACAGGGATGTATTAAAATACAGTGAATACTGACCTGGCTGCTGCAGTTCCACAGCGATGTGTTCCAACGCGGTGGTCTTATACTTCGAATCCATGTATTTAGCGTGTCTTAAATCGTATAAAAATTCACGTGTGCGCACAGCTTCTATGAGTCTCTCGTCTTCCATGATGGGTCTAAGTGTAAAGCCTAGGTGTGAACTGTCCGATGATCGAAACTAGAAAGATTCCTGCGTCGAA comes from Lasioglossum baleicum chromosome 19, iyLasBale1, whole genome shotgun sequence and encodes:
- the LOC143218536 gene encoding uncharacterized protein LOC143218536; translated protein: MEDERLIEAVRTREFLYDLRHAKYMDSKYKTTALEHIAVELQQPGQYSLYFNTSLFVIPTSVQRISPCRYFRIITQLSRQPLVKDILEPPLSRCLFDCCMAATQEPAVLLLPAPCLLAKTSHRLGAQIDVPGKFPSGNNLIVPSLIKSLRFDVASSPPSLLLPLPPTSTAMKFASASDRANNTIEHRFCDNSTCFLDNLVYRRMPHPKAVADSSLCKRSWQNIRDSFRKFRQRQITKSGQAANSSDRNHKYGAILEFLLPCFGERDTICSYRPNFSQPNTEDAMASTSSDPTTGTTFTIDPTTGTNFTSDPTTGTTESADGESDADEEVRRHPPTRVSKRKRTNNDDDGMLRNFEESNRLLRGVLDKEENHIELCGRSVTAAILSLDAKRQMIAKRKFYKFGRFVDSLLAEKLLEEEQNMNM